From Hymenobacter sedentarius, a single genomic window includes:
- a CDS encoding phosphatase PAP2 family protein gives MNRFTSRLLALAGLLTLEIVFGAVLFVAAFAVFFYLARVVFVHHSMALDNWASSIVDDWRHAIPGLTGPVRFVTFFAALPFLLPASIIAPWLIRRAGHPREGWELVLAMFGGIVLNQLLKWYFGRPRPSNALLHTLGLSFPSGHAMLGMTFYGCLAWLLARHFARPGWVAPLLIWVGLIGLTRVYLHAHYATDVLAGFAGGAAWLVVCRAGLKLFWKEEEVVLGAKE, from the coding sequence ATGAACCGCTTTACCTCCCGCTTGCTGGCCCTGGCCGGCCTGCTCACCCTCGAAATCGTGTTTGGGGCGGTGCTTTTTGTGGCAGCGTTTGCGGTGTTTTTTTACCTGGCCCGGGTCGTATTCGTGCACCATTCCATGGCGCTCGACAACTGGGCGTCCAGTATTGTCGACGACTGGCGGCACGCCATTCCCGGTCTTACGGGGCCGGTGCGGTTCGTGACCTTCTTCGCGGCGCTGCCGTTTTTGCTACCGGCCAGCATCATAGCGCCCTGGCTGATTCGCCGCGCCGGCCACCCGCGCGAAGGCTGGGAGCTGGTTCTGGCTATGTTCGGCGGCATCGTGCTCAACCAGTTGCTGAAGTGGTACTTCGGGCGGCCGCGGCCCAGCAATGCCCTGCTCCACACCTTGGGCCTGAGCTTTCCCAGCGGGCACGCCATGCTGGGCATGACGTTCTACGGCTGCCTGGCATGGCTGCTGGCCCGGCACTTTGCGCGGCCCGGCTGGGTCGCGCCCCTGCTGATATGGGTGGGGCTGATTGGGCTGACCCGCGTGTACCTGCACGCACACTACGCCACCGACGTGCTGGCCGGCTTTGCTGGCGGCGCGGCCTGGCTGGTAGTCTGCCGGGCCGGGCTCAAGCTGTTCTGGAAGGAAGAGGAAGTGGTGTTGGGCGCCAAGGAGTAA
- a CDS encoding GAF domain-containing protein: MPAETPTPVAPALPESRQNAAPSLFPFRSTLSLEPLIAYWQEREQSTNSGVALLAHAIAQQVAQEPWCRGPLTDHSVVECGCDLIETLMMAVFPPASFASDISGVIGPFQRRSFYSTRLFEAVMLNKDRTIKQPLNIDMAAMERQMGLMAYHLVLHRVYGAELPALGTIIFTVPDYKIGLYRHYGVVFNSDFVRVKVVGEPPVLTPEQVETLIHNRHRPELWSQLLPAEHFELEGFNIIQLVDVTEQEILSELKYDLLERDVLQTPARFEQIQEKLRVLFAEPALQLGIAAYDEKKRAFVDFGRKINHSFLTKQVQHQSASSSFRLIYDRLLREREPLVMKDVATADIPEDLRQQILGLGIHSTILALLPYGNDTVGLLELGTPAVGGLDEFDMDKVAQFMPLFAVAVKRNAEDLQARVHAIIREKFTAIHPTMEWRFMDAARNLLAELDAGNRNAEMEAIVFEDVYPLHGSCDIRGSSTARNEAIQGDLIEHLTLANKVLKKASEYQHLPILDELKFYVTKNLKRLHEGMLSGDEANIYDSLTREVEPLFEYLATHTPELRPVITKYWDNIDDKLGILYKRRKDFEVSVTTLNDAVSAFLDEEEYKAQHMFPHYFQRYKTDGVEYNIYVGGTLVENKPFDLVFLKNLRLWQLLTMVEITRRTAALRDTLPVPLETTQLILIHGQALSIRFRQDERQFDVDGAYNIRYEIIKKRIDKATVQGTGERLTQPGTIALVYAQTREAVEYVEYIDYLQDRGLLEPGVEELELEELQGVKGLLALRVQVKL; this comes from the coding sequence ATGCCTGCTGAAACCCCCACTCCGGTAGCCCCGGCGCTGCCCGAGTCGCGCCAAAACGCCGCCCCCTCGCTTTTCCCGTTCCGTTCCACGCTCAGCCTGGAACCGCTCATTGCCTATTGGCAGGAGCGTGAGCAGTCCACCAATTCCGGGGTGGCCTTACTGGCCCATGCCATTGCCCAGCAGGTAGCGCAGGAGCCCTGGTGCCGCGGCCCCCTCACCGACCACTCGGTGGTGGAGTGCGGCTGCGACTTGATTGAAACGCTCATGATGGCGGTGTTTCCGCCCGCCTCGTTTGCCTCCGACATCAGCGGCGTAATTGGGCCGTTTCAGCGGCGCAGCTTCTACTCTACCCGCTTGTTTGAAGCGGTGATGCTCAACAAGGACCGCACCATCAAGCAGCCGCTCAACATCGACATGGCGGCCATGGAGCGGCAAATGGGGCTGATGGCCTACCACCTCGTGCTGCACCGCGTGTACGGAGCCGAGCTGCCGGCCCTGGGCACCATTATTTTCACGGTGCCGGATTACAAAATTGGGCTGTACCGCCACTACGGGGTGGTGTTCAACTCCGACTTTGTGCGGGTAAAAGTGGTGGGCGAGCCGCCGGTGCTCACGCCCGAGCAGGTGGAAACGCTCATTCACAACCGCCACCGCCCCGAGCTCTGGAGCCAGCTGCTGCCCGCCGAGCACTTCGAGCTGGAAGGCTTCAACATCATCCAGTTGGTGGATGTGACTGAGCAGGAGATACTGTCGGAGCTGAAGTACGACCTGCTGGAGCGCGACGTACTGCAGACCCCGGCCCGTTTCGAGCAGATTCAGGAAAAGCTGCGGGTGCTGTTTGCGGAGCCGGCGCTACAGCTCGGCATCGCGGCCTACGATGAGAAAAAGCGCGCCTTTGTGGATTTTGGGCGCAAAATCAACCACAGCTTCCTTACCAAGCAGGTGCAGCACCAGTCGGCCAGCAGCAGCTTCCGGCTGATTTACGACCGCCTCCTGCGCGAGCGTGAGCCCCTGGTAATGAAGGACGTGGCCACGGCCGACATCCCCGAAGACCTGCGCCAGCAAATCTTGGGGCTGGGCATCCATTCCACCATCTTGGCGCTGCTGCCCTATGGCAACGACACGGTGGGCCTGCTGGAACTGGGCACGCCCGCGGTGGGCGGGCTCGATGAGTTCGACATGGACAAGGTGGCCCAATTCATGCCCCTGTTTGCGGTAGCCGTGAAGCGCAACGCCGAGGATTTGCAGGCGCGCGTGCACGCCATTATCCGCGAGAAGTTTACGGCCATTCACCCCACCATGGAGTGGCGCTTTATGGACGCGGCCCGCAACCTGCTCGCCGAGCTCGATGCTGGCAACCGCAACGCCGAGATGGAAGCCATTGTGTTTGAGGACGTGTACCCGCTGCACGGCTCCTGCGACATTCGGGGCAGCAGCACGGCGCGAAACGAAGCCATTCAGGGCGACCTGATTGAGCACCTCACCCTGGCCAACAAGGTCCTGAAAAAGGCCTCTGAGTACCAGCACCTGCCCATCCTCGACGAGCTCAAGTTCTATGTGACCAAGAACCTGAAGCGCCTGCACGAGGGCATGCTCTCCGGCGATGAAGCCAACATCTACGACTCGCTTACCCGCGAAGTAGAGCCCTTGTTTGAGTACCTGGCCACGCACACGCCGGAGCTGCGCCCCGTCATCACGAAGTACTGGGATAATATCGACGACAAGCTTGGCATTCTCTACAAGCGCCGGAAGGACTTTGAAGTGAGCGTGACCACCCTGAACGATGCCGTGAGTGCCTTCCTCGATGAGGAAGAGTACAAGGCGCAGCACATGTTTCCGCACTACTTCCAGCGCTACAAAACCGATGGCGTGGAGTACAACATCTACGTGGGCGGCACGCTGGTGGAGAATAAGCCCTTCGACCTGGTTTTCTTGAAAAACCTGCGGCTGTGGCAGCTGCTGACGATGGTGGAAATCACGCGCCGCACCGCCGCCCTGCGCGATACGCTGCCCGTGCCGCTCGAAACCACGCAGCTCATTCTCATTCACGGCCAGGCCCTGAGCATCCGCTTCCGGCAGGACGAGCGCCAGTTTGACGTGGACGGGGCCTACAACATCCGCTACGAAATCATCAAGAAGCGCATCGACAAGGCCACCGTGCAAGGCACCGGCGAGCGGCTGACCCAGCCCGGCACCATTGCCCTGGTGTACGCCCAAACCCGCGAGGCCGTGGAGTACGTCGAGTACATCGACTACCTGCAGGACCGCGGCCTGCTGGAGCCCGGCGTAGAGGAGCTGGAGCTGGAAGAGCTGCAGGGCGTGAAGGGCCTGCTGGCCCTGCGCGTGCAGGTAAAACTGTAG
- a CDS encoding M61 family metallopeptidase yields MKQVITATILLTLSLATEAQAQVKAKADAGPAVRYLVAFPNAVHHEARVTATFSGVPSGQVLHVRMARSSPGRYSLHEFAKNVYYVVATNGSNQPLSLNRPDPYGWDVKPGVDGTVVFNYTLYGDRTDGTYAGIDQQHAHLNMPATLCYATGLEGRPAEVKFDLPAGWQVATQLRASADKTTYTAPNLQYLMDSPVSLGAQQVRTWPEGDQTIELAVLYQGPVAEVDAYAKKVQQVVKEEKSIFGELPTYDFGRYTFLADYLPQATGDGMEHRNSTSVTSPRSLHNEEAARNLGTVAHEFFHAWNVERLRPRDLEPFDFQRANMSDALWFAEGFTQYYGRLALRRAKLIEDEEFLGDIGRWVNLRQNSPGARFASPIDMSRQAAFMDAASSIDPLNSGNTYLSYYDQGAGIALVLDLQLRQNYRTTLDKFMQAMWQQYGKKQAGYAPANPYTVKDLQRVLGEVSKDTVFANRFFRQYVYGHEQPRFSESLLGAGLALVPARTPGVALTHQVAFDEAGRCVVAYNTQVGSGLYIAGIDRGDQLVTLDGKDLKSPADLDGVLRKHSPNDVVFVKVRTRGGAEKTTQLILSEDPNVQVKPVEAVEKMVYSPSQKALREAWLASQVAN; encoded by the coding sequence ATGAAACAGGTTATTACCGCTACTATCTTACTGACGCTGAGCCTAGCGACAGAGGCACAAGCCCAGGTAAAGGCGAAGGCCGATGCAGGCCCGGCCGTGCGGTACTTGGTGGCGTTTCCCAATGCCGTGCACCACGAGGCCCGGGTTACGGCCACGTTTTCGGGGGTCCCCAGCGGCCAGGTGCTGCACGTGCGCATGGCCCGCAGCTCACCTGGGCGCTACTCGCTGCACGAGTTTGCCAAGAACGTGTATTACGTGGTGGCCACCAATGGCAGCAACCAGCCTCTATCGCTTAACCGGCCCGACCCGTATGGCTGGGACGTGAAGCCTGGCGTCGATGGCACCGTGGTGTTCAACTACACCCTTTACGGCGACCGCACCGACGGCACCTATGCTGGCATCGACCAGCAGCACGCCCACCTCAATATGCCCGCCACGCTATGCTACGCCACGGGCCTGGAAGGCCGCCCTGCCGAAGTAAAGTTTGACCTGCCCGCAGGCTGGCAGGTGGCCACCCAGCTGCGGGCCAGCGCCGACAAAACCACTTACACTGCCCCCAACCTGCAGTACCTCATGGACAGCCCTGTTTCGCTGGGCGCCCAGCAGGTGCGCACCTGGCCCGAGGGCGACCAGACCATTGAGCTGGCCGTGCTCTACCAGGGCCCCGTGGCCGAGGTAGATGCCTACGCCAAGAAAGTGCAGCAGGTGGTGAAGGAAGAAAAGTCGATTTTCGGCGAGCTGCCCACTTACGACTTTGGCCGCTACACCTTCCTGGCCGACTACCTGCCCCAGGCCACCGGCGACGGCATGGAGCACCGCAACTCCACTTCCGTCACGAGCCCGCGCTCCCTGCACAACGAGGAAGCCGCGCGCAACCTGGGCACGGTGGCGCACGAGTTCTTCCATGCCTGGAACGTAGAGCGCTTGCGCCCCCGCGACCTGGAACCGTTTGATTTCCAGCGGGCCAACATGAGCGACGCCCTATGGTTCGCCGAAGGCTTCACGCAGTATTACGGCCGCCTGGCCCTGCGCCGGGCCAAGCTGATTGAGGACGAAGAGTTTCTCGGCGACATCGGCCGCTGGGTAAACCTGCGCCAGAACAGCCCTGGGGCACGCTTCGCCTCCCCCATCGACATGAGCCGCCAAGCTGCGTTCATGGACGCCGCCTCCAGCATCGATCCGCTCAACTCCGGCAACACCTACCTCTCGTACTACGACCAGGGCGCGGGCATTGCGCTGGTGCTCGATTTGCAGCTGCGCCAGAACTACCGCACCACGCTCGACAAGTTTATGCAGGCCATGTGGCAGCAATACGGCAAGAAGCAGGCAGGCTACGCGCCGGCTAACCCCTACACTGTAAAGGATTTGCAGCGGGTGCTGGGCGAGGTGAGCAAAGACACGGTATTTGCCAACCGCTTCTTCCGGCAGTACGTGTACGGCCACGAGCAGCCCCGCTTCAGCGAAAGCCTGCTCGGGGCGGGCCTGGCCCTGGTGCCGGCCCGGACGCCGGGCGTGGCGCTGACCCACCAGGTGGCGTTCGACGAGGCCGGCCGGTGCGTAGTGGCTTATAATACCCAGGTTGGCTCGGGCCTCTACATAGCCGGCATCGACCGCGGCGACCAGCTGGTGACCCTCGATGGCAAAGACCTCAAAAGCCCCGCCGACCTCGACGGCGTGCTGCGCAAGCACTCGCCCAACGATGTGGTGTTTGTGAAGGTAAGAACCCGCGGCGGCGCCGAAAAAACCACCCAGCTCATCCTCTCCGAAGACCCCAACGTGCAAGTAAAGCCCGTGGAAGCGGTAGAGAAAATGGTGTATTCGCCCAGCCAGAAAGCGCTGCGCGAGGCGTGGCTGGCCAGCCAGGTGGCCAATTAA
- a CDS encoding MarR family winged helix-turn-helix transcriptional regulator produces the protein MRIEDEIKQPIFRDEFQKAHINLLYTAGWLQLRQAAAFKPFGLTLPQFNILRILRGQHPLPATVALLIDRMLDKTSNASRIVDRLEEKQLVTRTVCPANRRAVDIRITKAGLDLLDRIEEAGVTKSGGMNQLTAEEVHQLNTLLDKIRTEE, from the coding sequence ATGCGCATCGAAGACGAAATCAAGCAGCCCATTTTTCGCGACGAGTTTCAGAAGGCCCACATCAACCTGCTGTACACGGCGGGGTGGCTGCAGCTGCGCCAGGCGGCGGCGTTTAAGCCCTTCGGCCTCACGCTGCCGCAGTTCAACATCCTTCGCATTTTGCGGGGCCAGCACCCGCTGCCGGCCACCGTGGCCTTGCTCATCGACCGCATGCTGGACAAGACCAGCAACGCCTCCCGTATTGTGGACCGGCTGGAGGAAAAGCAGTTGGTGACGCGCACCGTGTGCCCCGCCAACCGCCGCGCTGTGGACATCCGCATCACGAAAGCTGGCCTCGACCTGCTCGACCGCATCGAGGAAGCCGGCGTTACCAAGTCCGGCGGCATGAACCAACTCACCGCTGAAGAAGTGCACCAGCTCAATACCCTGCTCGATAAAATTCGAACGGAAGAATAA
- a CDS encoding dicarboxylate/amino acid:cation symporter gives MTKSRLLLVAVTLLLLALIVTVLTANNLLALPHAVPVAARWLALAAVAGAVAPRRSLTLWIVVSMLVGIELGHDAPGVAMNLKVLSDAFLRLVKTIIAPLVFATLVVGIAGHANLKQVGRMGLKALVYFEIVTTFALFIGLAAINLTKAGVGISQAGVKEEALAAAPPQTAADIILHIFPENIAKSVAEGQVLQVVIFAILFAIGLALTPERPRRVMLEFCESLSEVMFKFTNVVMYFAPLGVGGALAYTVGKMGFAPLLNALQLLLTLYGALIAFAVLVLLPVALIARLPLRRFLAAVAEPVSIAFATTSSEAALPRAMEAMESIGVPRRIVAFVMPTGYSFNLDGTTLYLSLAAVFVAQAAGVPLTFGQQLLMVFTLMLTSKGVAGVPRASLVILLATVASFNLPAWPVFIILGIDALMDMARTAVNVLGNCLASAVVARWEGEFIDDYHNPELTAIEEPIYK, from the coding sequence ATGACGAAATCTCGCTTACTCCTCGTTGCGGTTACGCTTTTACTTCTGGCGCTCATTGTCACCGTACTGACCGCCAATAATTTACTTGCGCTGCCCCACGCCGTTCCGGTGGCAGCCCGCTGGCTGGCGCTGGCGGCCGTGGCCGGTGCCGTGGCCCCTCGCCGCTCGCTCACGCTCTGGATTGTGGTCAGCATGCTGGTCGGCATTGAGCTGGGCCACGATGCGCCCGGCGTGGCCATGAACCTCAAGGTGCTGAGCGACGCCTTCCTACGGCTGGTAAAAACCATTATTGCGCCGCTGGTTTTTGCGACGCTGGTGGTTGGCATTGCCGGCCACGCCAACCTCAAGCAAGTGGGCCGCATGGGCCTGAAGGCGTTGGTGTACTTCGAGATTGTCACGACGTTCGCCTTGTTTATTGGGCTGGCGGCCATCAACCTCACCAAAGCCGGCGTGGGCATCAGCCAGGCGGGTGTGAAGGAAGAAGCGCTGGCCGCCGCCCCGCCCCAAACCGCGGCAGACATCATCCTGCACATCTTCCCCGAAAACATTGCCAAGTCGGTAGCCGAGGGCCAGGTGTTGCAGGTCGTGATTTTTGCCATCCTGTTCGCCATTGGCCTGGCCCTCACCCCCGAGCGGCCCCGCCGCGTGATGCTGGAATTTTGCGAAAGCCTCTCGGAAGTAATGTTTAAGTTCACCAACGTGGTGATGTACTTCGCGCCGTTGGGCGTGGGCGGGGCCCTGGCCTACACGGTGGGCAAAATGGGTTTTGCGCCGCTGCTCAACGCCCTGCAACTGCTCCTGACGCTGTACGGGGCCCTGATTGCGTTTGCCGTGCTGGTGCTGCTGCCGGTGGCTCTCATTGCCCGCCTCCCGCTGCGCCGCTTCCTGGCGGCCGTGGCCGAGCCGGTAAGCATCGCCTTCGCCACCACCTCCTCGGAGGCGGCATTGCCCCGCGCCATGGAAGCCATGGAATCCATCGGGGTGCCGCGCCGCATTGTGGCCTTCGTGATGCCCACGGGCTACTCTTTTAACCTCGACGGCACCACGCTGTACTTGTCCTTGGCGGCGGTGTTTGTAGCCCAGGCCGCGGGCGTGCCGCTCACCTTTGGGCAGCAGTTGCTGATGGTGTTCACCCTGATGCTCACCAGCAAAGGCGTGGCCGGCGTGCCCCGGGCATCGCTGGTTATTCTGCTGGCCACGGTGGCTTCCTTCAACCTGCCGGCCTGGCCGGTGTTCATCATCCTGGGCATCGATGCCCTGATGGACATGGCTCGGACCGCCGTGAACGTGCTCGGCAACTGCCTGGCCTCGGCGGTAGTGGCCCGCTGGGAAGGCGAGTTTATCGATGACTACCACAACCCGGAGCTAACCGCAATAGAAGAGCCTATTTATAAATAG
- a CDS encoding class I SAM-dependent methyltransferase, which produces MPDPITAPLPASAATEPLTGFDRVAWCYDALTGLVFGPTLKKAQRAALAGLPAGSPRVLILGGGTGWILTEVLQRRPQATVLYLEASPNMLARARSRLTQECPQAAAQVEFRHGTQAALGPMEQFDAIITFFVLDCIALSEIETALAQLRAAQRPGAPWLLADFRPARRGWRRVLLTLMYAFFRLTTDLQARELPDLHPALGRLGLSPTSSAVFFGGAMEAAVFRGIEAIPQG; this is translated from the coding sequence ATGCCCGACCCAATTACTGCCCCACTTCCAGCCTCTGCGGCCACCGAGCCACTCACGGGGTTCGACCGTGTGGCGTGGTGCTACGATGCCCTCACCGGCCTAGTGTTTGGGCCCACCCTGAAAAAGGCCCAGCGGGCGGCGCTGGCGGGGTTGCCGGCCGGGTCCCCGCGCGTGCTCATCCTAGGTGGCGGCACGGGCTGGATACTCACGGAGGTGCTGCAGCGCCGGCCCCAGGCCACAGTGCTCTACCTTGAAGCGTCGCCGAATATGCTGGCCCGCGCCCGCTCCCGGCTCACTCAGGAATGCCCACAAGCAGCTGCCCAGGTAGAGTTTCGCCACGGTACGCAAGCCGCGCTAGGCCCGATGGAGCAATTCGACGCCATTATCACCTTTTTCGTGCTCGACTGCATTGCGCTTTCCGAGATTGAAACGGCCCTGGCGCAGCTGCGGGCCGCCCAGCGGCCGGGGGCGCCGTGGCTACTGGCAGATTTTCGCCCGGCGCGGCGGGGCTGGCGCCGGGTGCTGCTCACGCTCATGTATGCTTTTTTTCGGCTCACGACGGACCTGCAGGCGCGGGAGCTGCCCGATCTGCACCCGGCGTTGGGCCGCCTAGGACTTAGCCCAACGAGCAGCGCCGTGTTTTTTGGCGGGGCCATGGAAGCTGCAGTTTTTAGGGGGATTGAAGCTATTCCGCAAGGTTGA
- a CDS encoding enolase C-terminal domain-like protein codes for MLTWTLTTHELHLRYVWKISRNASSTKTNLLLRVSGGGQSGTGEAAPNVRYNETPELLKQQFDALQANGLTAVTSLVELDELLATQPVAHALSFALESALVQWLAACAGQPVWQWLGVPPPARTVPTAFSLPIMEPGAVAGFLQEQNAARFQLLKIKVNQAEGLELIREVARVLPGHGLLVDGNETWTNADGVLGFLENATALPGVHLRFLEQPMPAALAEDYRYLRPRSTVPLLADESVTDTADFAEIARQFHGVNVKLMKAGGFRRGVELLRRTNAHGLLPMLGCMVETTVGIEAAMQISALADVHDLDGFLIVKDEPFGLVGEEAGQLFLPA; via the coding sequence ATGCTAACCTGGACCCTGACCACCCACGAGCTGCACCTGCGCTACGTTTGGAAAATTTCCCGCAACGCCTCCAGCACCAAAACCAATCTGCTCCTGCGCGTATCGGGGGGCGGCCAGAGCGGCACCGGCGAGGCCGCACCCAACGTGCGCTACAACGAAACCCCCGAGCTGCTGAAGCAGCAGTTCGATGCCCTGCAAGCCAATGGATTAACCGCCGTCACCTCCCTGGTTGAGCTGGATGAGCTACTAGCCACCCAGCCCGTGGCCCATGCCCTGAGCTTCGCTCTGGAATCGGCCTTGGTGCAGTGGTTGGCAGCTTGTGCCGGGCAGCCGGTGTGGCAGTGGCTGGGCGTGCCGCCGCCCGCCCGCACCGTCCCCACGGCCTTTTCACTGCCCATTATGGAGCCCGGCGCCGTTGCCGGGTTTTTGCAGGAGCAAAACGCCGCGCGGTTTCAGCTGCTCAAAATCAAAGTCAACCAGGCTGAAGGACTTGAGCTGATTCGGGAGGTGGCCCGCGTCTTGCCCGGGCACGGCCTGCTGGTAGACGGCAACGAAACCTGGACCAACGCCGACGGCGTGCTCGGCTTCCTTGAGAACGCCACGGCGCTGCCCGGCGTGCACCTGCGCTTTCTCGAGCAGCCCATGCCCGCGGCCCTGGCCGAAGATTACCGCTACCTGCGCCCGCGCAGCACGGTGCCGCTGCTGGCCGACGAGTCGGTGACGGACACTGCCGACTTTGCTGAAATCGCCCGGCAGTTTCACGGCGTCAACGTGAAGCTGATGAAAGCCGGCGGCTTTCGGCGTGGCGTTGAGTTGCTCCGGCGCACAAATGCCCACGGCCTGCTCCCCATGCTGGGCTGCATGGTGGAGACGACGGTGGGCATTGAGGCGGCCATGCAAATCAGCGCGCTGGCCGACGTGCACGACCTGGACGGCTTCCTGATTGTGAAGGACGAGCCGTTTGGGCTGGTGGGGGAGGAGGCCGGGCAGCTGTTTCTGCCTGCCTAA
- a CDS encoding DUF6799 domain-containing protein — protein sequence MLRFVFVLLAAACLATAPRHAAAQEGGFPVKTTPRTQFVFKNGEVMRREGKVLTPLTQNVKLESGVKINYKNGIVEMPADKVNPQGKKLTLREGDYVRADGGVVFATPGSAAAARGEAPNGPSGKFDTYVQRGPGFSDPAMQNSLLTKKIELLTQKISLLSQGRTELPDTKSIDAQIAQLDAQLTAPK from the coding sequence ATGCTTCGTTTTGTTTTCGTATTGCTGGCGGCCGCCTGCCTGGCCACCGCCCCCCGCCACGCCGCCGCGCAGGAGGGCGGTTTCCCCGTTAAGACCACGCCCCGCACCCAGTTTGTGTTTAAGAACGGCGAGGTAATGCGCCGCGAGGGCAAAGTACTCACGCCCCTCACCCAAAACGTGAAGCTGGAAAGCGGCGTCAAAATCAACTACAAAAACGGCATCGTGGAGATGCCCGCCGACAAGGTTAATCCGCAGGGCAAAAAGCTGACGCTGCGCGAAGGCGACTACGTGCGGGCCGACGGCGGGGTGGTGTTTGCCACGCCCGGCAGTGCGGCGGCGGCCCGGGGCGAAGCGCCCAATGGCCCGAGCGGCAAGTTCGATACATACGTGCAGCGCGGCCCCGGCTTCTCCGACCCGGCAATGCAGAATTCGCTCCTCACCAAAAAAATTGAGCTGCTGACCCAGAAGATAAGCTTGTTGAGCCAGGGCCGCACCGAATTGCCCGACACCAAATCCATCGACGCCCAAATCGCGCAGCTCGATGCGCAGCTGACGGCCCCGAAATAA
- a CDS encoding DUF6799 domain-containing protein codes for MVLQTGNQSKPLSQDITLPNGVRVEYRTQSVVLTSGKRVVLQEGDMLAKAGLNIYETVAAATGCQQFVFGYDTNFTIGYLLSL; via the coding sequence ATGGTGCTGCAGACTGGCAACCAGTCAAAGCCGTTGAGCCAGGACATCACCCTGCCCAACGGCGTGCGGGTGGAGTACCGCACCCAGTCGGTGGTGCTTACCAGCGGCAAGCGGGTGGTGCTGCAGGAAGGCGACATGCTAGCCAAGGCCGGCCTCAATATTTACGAGACGGTGGCCGCGGCTACGGGTTGCCAGCAATTCGTGTTCGGCTACGATACCAACTTCACCATTGGCTACCTACTGTCGCTCTAG
- a CDS encoding YceI family protein: protein MKKFLLPALFAVAVLGGAPAASAQKMNSAKMATNAPAYKLQPQLSTLGWDGKAVTHGHNGTMQFANGDLLVKGNAIVGGTVTVDMKTMKATDITDAENQAKFVGHMSSDDFFGVATYPTSTFKIVSVAPIKGAAKDANNATITGDMTIKGVTQRLSFPAKVGVKDGVAAATGKMTIDRTKFGLKYGSKSFFESIGDKAIYDTFDLTFNVIAKKA from the coding sequence ATGAAAAAATTCCTGTTGCCCGCATTGTTTGCTGTTGCCGTCCTCGGCGGTGCCCCTGCTGCTTCGGCGCAAAAAATGAACAGCGCCAAAATGGCCACCAACGCCCCGGCTTATAAGCTGCAGCCGCAGCTCAGCACCTTGGGCTGGGATGGCAAAGCCGTAACCCACGGCCACAACGGCACCATGCAATTCGCCAACGGCGACCTGCTCGTGAAAGGCAATGCCATCGTGGGTGGCACCGTAACCGTGGACATGAAGACCATGAAAGCCACCGACATCACGGACGCCGAGAACCAGGCCAAGTTTGTGGGCCACATGAGCAGCGACGACTTCTTCGGCGTGGCTACGTACCCCACCTCTACCTTCAAAATCGTGAGCGTGGCCCCCATTAAAGGCGCCGCCAAAGACGCTAACAACGCCACCATCACCGGCGACATGACCATCAAAGGCGTAACGCAGCGCCTCAGCTTCCCCGCCAAAGTAGGTGTGAAAGACGGCGTAGCCGCCGCCACTGGCAAGATGACCATCGACCGCACCAAGTTCGGCCTGAAATACGGCTCGAAGTCGTTCTTCGAGAGCATCGGCGATAAGGCCATCTACGACACCTTCGACCTGACCTTCAACGTTATTGCCAAGAAGGCTTAA